Genomic window (Streptomyces sp. NBC_01431):
TTGGCACCCAGCTCGGCGAGCTCCGTGCGCTTCTTGGCCCGGTAGCCCGCGATGTCCAGCATCAGCCGGCTGCGCTCCCCGGTCTCGCGGTGCACGGCGAGCCGCGTCAGCTCCTGGAGCGCCTCCAGCACCTCGCCGTCACGGCCCACGAGCTTCTGCAGTTCACGACTGTCGCTGTCGCTGATGATCGAGACCGCGGCCCGGTCCGCCTCGACGTCCATGTCGATGTCGCCGTCGAGATCGGCGATGTCGAGCAGGCCCTCGAGGTAATCGGCGGCGATCTCCCCTTCCTGCTCCAGGCGGGAGAGGGGGTCGAC
Coding sequences:
- a CDS encoding Jag family protein, producing the protein MTEGTTSPAAEGVDPLSRLEQEGEIAADYLEGLLDIADLDGDIDMDVEADRAAVSIISDSDSRELQKLVGRDGEVLEALQELTRLAVHRETGERSRLMLDIAGYRAKKRTELAELGAKAADEVKSTGAPVKLDPMTPFERKVVHDAVAAAGLRSESEGEEPQRFVVVLPA